One Sphingomicrobium marinum genomic window carries:
- a CDS encoding DUF7507 domain-containing protein yields MAFDEEEDLFATEDMMLAPGSTSYSSSGFTITSFTINATVEPDKTGDGKPDLDITAGGESGTINGAVFTDAVNVGSGTGNYNTFLAIQDNNDPGDWERGFNTIDSPPLDGSNPEIDHAKTEAVLLGAIPITVIDGVEYYEFRVDLNEANSAPNTQISLDIFKLYVSSDGTIQTRTDLENPVITDLVFDMDGGPDGDVSVLLSEANSSGSGTDDYAVLVPAALFAGYDAATTWLYLDVGMGYAGAGWGVNGGFEEWNIQNAVILQGMKFEDLNGNGVQDIGEGPLAGVTIFIDENENGILDDGERFTETDSNGKYSFGSVVLEDSDYSLRIDEVVPDGYVQTTGDFETVLIDSSLDAGTILQVDPIGNRPLDPSIKITKSVIDIDDDGDYGITGVLDSAGDVVTYSITVFNDGELDLTNVVVTDSAADNLEPDQTGGFNDGDLDMDGVLDVGETWTYTATRAVTQAELDSNGDDSSDGPDGDLDNTASVEADSARGPVSDSDDADAPLVQSPALAFDKQIFSVDATGNGQLDHAGEEILYKLVVTNMGNVTLTNVTVVDPRTGTSENVGTLAPGESATVDASYTLTQGDIDNFGNDSPDGPDNDIDNTATADSDQTDAVQDDETVPFLRAPLLTLDKVVEGEDEAGDGILNNAGELIDYSFTVTNIGNVTLTNVIVQDPLTGLDVNVGTLAPGEFSTQYDSYAITQEDLDNNGGGDGDIDNTATADSDQTDPVDDSEEVDIVQNPALMFDKQVKDIDAAGDGILNNAGEIIDYDFVVTNVGNITLTNVTVVDPLTGTNVNIGDLEVGASTTVSGQYAITQGDLDDNGGGDGDIDNTATADSDQTDPTNDSEMVPLVQMPSLMFDKEITGEDAAGNGLLDEVGDVIDYKFTVTNNGNVTLTNVTVVDPLTGNNELVASLAPGDSAMFTGSYAITQTDLDTQGGGDGDIDNTATADSDQTDPTQDSEEAPLVYDPSLVFD; encoded by the coding sequence ATGGCCTTTGACGAAGAAGAAGATCTGTTCGCCACGGAAGACATGATGCTGGCGCCTGGGTCTACCAGCTACTCCTCAAGCGGTTTCACCATCACCTCCTTCACCATCAACGCAACTGTCGAACCCGACAAGACGGGCGATGGAAAACCGGATCTTGATATTACCGCTGGCGGCGAGAGCGGGACCATTAACGGCGCAGTCTTTACCGACGCCGTCAACGTCGGGTCGGGAACCGGCAACTACAACACTTTCCTGGCGATCCAGGACAATAACGATCCAGGCGACTGGGAGCGCGGCTTCAACACGATCGATTCACCACCGCTGGACGGCTCCAACCCGGAGATCGATCATGCCAAGACCGAAGCGGTCCTGCTCGGTGCCATTCCCATCACCGTGATCGATGGTGTGGAATATTACGAATTCCGCGTCGATCTCAACGAAGCAAACTCAGCTCCCAATACCCAGATCTCGCTCGATATCTTCAAGCTCTATGTGTCATCTGACGGCACGATCCAGACGCGCACCGATCTTGAAAACCCGGTCATTACCGATCTCGTCTTTGACATGGATGGCGGCCCCGATGGCGACGTCTCGGTCCTGCTCAGCGAAGCCAATAGCTCGGGTAGCGGTACGGACGACTATGCCGTCCTCGTGCCTGCCGCGCTTTTTGCAGGCTATGACGCGGCGACGACCTGGCTCTATCTCGATGTCGGCATGGGCTATGCCGGTGCCGGCTGGGGCGTGAATGGCGGGTTCGAGGAATGGAACATCCAGAACGCCGTCATCCTCCAGGGCATGAAGTTCGAGGACCTAAATGGCAATGGCGTTCAAGATATAGGTGAAGGACCACTCGCAGGCGTAACGATCTTCATTGACGAGAATGAAAATGGCATTCTGGATGACGGCGAGCGTTTCACGGAAACCGATTCCAACGGTAAATACAGCTTTGGCAGTGTAGTTCTTGAAGATAGCGACTATTCGCTACGTATCGATGAAGTTGTGCCCGACGGGTATGTACAGACGACGGGCGATTTCGAAACGGTGCTGATCGACAGTTCGCTAGATGCCGGCACGATTCTTCAGGTCGATCCGATCGGCAACCGCCCGCTCGATCCCAGCATCAAGATCACAAAGTCGGTCATCGATATCGACGACGATGGCGATTACGGCATCACGGGCGTGCTCGATAGTGCAGGTGACGTGGTCACCTACTCGATCACGGTCTTTAATGATGGCGAGCTTGACCTGACCAATGTGGTCGTGACCGACAGCGCCGCCGATAATCTCGAGCCGGACCAGACGGGCGGCTTCAACGATGGCGATCTCGACATGGATGGCGTGCTCGATGTCGGGGAGACGTGGACCTATACGGCCACGCGCGCGGTCACGCAGGCTGAACTCGACAGTAATGGCGACGACAGCTCTGATGGTCCCGATGGAGATCTCGATAACACGGCGTCAGTCGAAGCGGATTCCGCACGCGGCCCGGTAAGCGACAGCGACGATGCCGATGCACCGCTGGTGCAATCCCCGGCGCTGGCGTTCGACAAGCAGATCTTTTCCGTGGATGCGACCGGCAATGGCCAGCTCGATCATGCTGGTGAGGAAATCCTCTACAAGCTGGTCGTCACCAACATGGGTAATGTCACGCTGACCAATGTCACCGTGGTCGACCCGCGCACGGGTACGTCCGAAAATGTCGGTACGCTGGCGCCGGGCGAAAGCGCTACGGTCGATGCCAGCTATACCCTGACCCAGGGCGACATCGACAATTTTGGCAACGATAGCCCCGATGGCCCCGATAACGATATCGACAACACGGCGACGGCCGACAGCGATCAGACCGATGCGGTGCAGGATGACGAGACCGTACCGTTCCTGCGCGCGCCGCTGCTGACGCTCGACAAGGTAGTCGAAGGCGAGGACGAAGCCGGCGACGGCATTCTAAACAATGCCGGCGAACTGATCGACTACAGCTTCACGGTGACCAATATCGGAAATGTCACGCTGACCAATGTCATCGTGCAGGACCCGCTGACGGGGCTCGACGTCAATGTCGGTACGCTCGCGCCGGGCGAATTCTCCACCCAGTATGACAGCTATGCGATCACGCAGGAGGATCTCGATAATAATGGCGGCGGCGATGGCGACATCGACAACACCGCGACCGCCGACAGCGACCAGACCGATCCCGTCGACGATAGTGAAGAGGTCGACATCGTCCAGAACCCTGCCCTCATGTTCGACAAGCAGGTCAAGGATATCGACGCGGCTGGCGATGGCATCCTTAATAATGCTGGCGAGATCATCGACTACGACTTCGTAGTCACCAACGTCGGCAACATCACGCTGACCAATGTCACCGTGGTCGACCCGCTGACGGGCACCAACGTGAATATCGGCGACCTTGAGGTCGGCGCCAGCACGACGGTGAGCGGCCAATACGCGATCACCCAAGGCGATCTCGATGATAATGGCGGCGGCGATGGGGACATCGACAATACCGCGACGGCCGACAGCGACCAGACCGATCCGACCAACGACAGCGAAATGGTGCCGCTGGTCCAGATGCCCAGCCTGATGTTCGACAAGGAAATCACGGGCGAGGATGCTGCCGGGAACGGCCTGCTCGATGAGGTAGGCGACGTCATCGATTACAAGTTCACCGTCACCAACAACGGTAATGTCACGCTGACCAATGTCACCGTGGTCGATCCGTTGACGGGGAATAACGAGCTAGTCGCCTCGCTTGCGCCGGGTGATAGCGCGATGTTCACCGGTAGCTATGCAATCACACAAACCGATCTCGACACGCAGGGTGGCGGCGATGGCGACATCGACAATACTGCGACGGCCGACAGCGACCAGACCGATCCGACCCAGGACAGCGAGGAAGCGCCGCTCGTCTACGATCCGAGCCTGGTATTCGACAA
- the yghU gene encoding glutathione-dependent disulfide-bond oxidoreductase: MADYEPPKVWTWNKENGGKFASINAPTAGAREDKALPVGDHPLQLYSLATPNGVKVTILLEELLAAGHDADYDAHIINIGDGDQFGSGFVAINPNSKIPAMVDHAPAGGSEPLRIFESGNILLYLAEKYGAFLPQDVAPRTETLNWLFWQMGAGPFLGGGFGHFYHYAPEKIEYAIDRYAMEVKRQFDVLDRQLAEKRYIAGDDYTIADMAIWPWYGAVANGEAYGDAATFLALDEYKHVQRWVAEIGERDAVKRGRIVNKSWGDVQLENRHSAADIDKALGVTA, encoded by the coding sequence ATGGCCGATTACGAGCCCCCCAAGGTATGGACCTGGAACAAGGAAAACGGCGGCAAATTCGCTTCCATCAATGCGCCCACCGCCGGTGCGCGCGAGGACAAGGCGCTGCCTGTCGGCGATCACCCGCTGCAACTCTACAGCCTTGCCACGCCCAACGGGGTGAAGGTGACCATCCTGCTCGAAGAGCTGCTCGCCGCCGGTCACGATGCCGACTATGACGCCCACATCATCAACATCGGCGATGGCGACCAGTTCGGCTCGGGCTTCGTCGCGATCAATCCCAACAGCAAGATCCCCGCGATGGTCGATCATGCGCCCGCTGGCGGCAGCGAACCGCTGCGCATTTTCGAGAGCGGCAATATCCTGCTCTACCTCGCCGAGAAGTACGGGGCCTTTCTGCCGCAGGATGTCGCGCCCCGCACCGAGACGCTCAACTGGCTGTTCTGGCAGATGGGCGCGGGACCGTTCCTCGGCGGCGGCTTCGGCCACTTCTATCATTATGCGCCCGAGAAGATCGAATATGCGATCGACCGCTATGCGATGGAAGTGAAGCGCCAGTTCGACGTGCTCGACCGCCAGCTTGCGGAGAAGCGCTATATCGCGGGCGACGACTATACGATCGCCGACATGGCGATCTGGCCCTGGTACGGCGCGGTGGCCAACGGCGAAGCTTACGGCGATGCCGCGACCTTCCTCGCGCTTGACGAATACAAGCACGTCCAGCGCTGGGTCGCCGAGATTGGCGAACGCGACGCCGTCAAACGCGGCCGCATCGTCAACAAGAGTTGGGGCGACGTGCAGCTGGAGAACCGCCACAGCGCGGCCGATATCGACAAGGCGCTGGGGGTGACCGCCTAG
- a CDS encoding alpha/beta hydrolase-fold protein, whose product MIDRRAFMAVAAATLAQPVIPWRPTATGRIETLSCDALPRTRVWLPPGYDRSGLRYKTLYLLDGQWAFAGDAGGVTLSADTRAAWLMASDTIRPTIIVAIDNLGDDRFLQYMPQTIYDEGGPDLRAGVEREIANASRKQLLSAPFIDALVRELKPRIDAAYRTLPGRLDTAIFGASMAGIMSGAIFVEAGDTFGLGGCMSPNWAVYDGRFLDYPGLPEQWAGYFGKLDPLKAVACGSITGRR is encoded by the coding sequence GTGATCGATCGCCGCGCCTTCATGGCGGTGGCGGCGGCGACGCTGGCCCAGCCGGTCATCCCGTGGCGACCGACCGCGACCGGCCGGATCGAGACCTTGTCGTGTGACGCGTTGCCACGCACGCGCGTCTGGCTCCCGCCCGGCTATGACCGAAGCGGGCTGCGGTATAAAACGCTCTACCTTCTCGATGGCCAGTGGGCCTTTGCGGGTGACGCAGGCGGCGTCACTCTGTCAGCGGACACCCGTGCCGCGTGGCTTATGGCGTCGGATACGATCCGCCCGACGATCATCGTCGCAATCGACAATCTCGGTGACGACCGCTTCCTCCAATATATGCCGCAGACGATCTACGACGAAGGCGGGCCCGACTTGCGCGCAGGCGTAGAACGCGAGATCGCCAATGCGTCGCGCAAGCAGCTCTTGTCGGCGCCTTTCATCGACGCCCTGGTCCGCGAGCTCAAACCGCGCATCGACGCCGCCTATCGCACCTTGCCGGGTCGCCTCGACACCGCGATCTTCGGCGCAAGCATGGCCGGCATCATGTCGGGTGCGATCTTCGTGGAAGCAGGCGACACGTTCGGCCTTGGCGGGTGCATGTCGCCCAATTGGGCGGTCTATGACGGACGGTTCCTCGATTATCCGGGCCTGCCCGAACAATGGGCAGGCTATTTCGGGAAGCTGGACCCCCTCAAGGCCGTCGCCTGTGGCTCGATCACGGGACGCAGATGA
- a CDS encoding DEAD/DEAH box helicase, which translates to MSFFDTLGLAEPIVRALRDRGYDNPTPIQRDAIPPLLEGRDLMGIAQTGTGKTAAFALPSLHRLAAQGFVPRQPASCRMLVLSPTRELAAQIARNIDGYAKHLKLETQCVFGGVPASKHARRLVRGTDILVATPGRLLDLIDQRALTLRNVEIFVLDEADQMMDLGFIRDLKRIAKLLPQERQSLFFSATMPKAIADLGKQFIDNPVRVEVTPQATTAERIEQYATFINQREKQALLTLRLKEYLGDGSLDRALIFTRTKHGADRVVRFLLGAGIDAAAIHGNKSQGQRTHALNRFRSGETRVLVATDIAARGIDVPGVSHVFNYELPNVAEQYVHRIGRTARAGAEGIAMSFVAPDEKNYLRAIERLTGTNAMPLPLPEGFNQLAAELPKPVTQAEGKRNGHAARGGRGSDFSRDDHRGPRQDRGPRRKKPAHRIKGTGKRYEKREEAAADAGNEQPRRARRPGGPRPQRRDDERTNASAGEQPRRQFKKQGGKPGGRPGDKPFGRKPFKGKGGAKKFGGKPGGQGKPGGQRGQGGERGNRGPSRGPRMESRG; encoded by the coding sequence ATGAGCTTTTTTGACACGCTCGGCCTTGCCGAGCCCATCGTCCGCGCGCTTCGCGATCGCGGTTATGACAATCCTACACCGATCCAGCGCGATGCCATTCCGCCGCTTCTGGAAGGCCGCGACCTCATGGGCATTGCCCAGACGGGTACCGGCAAGACGGCCGCGTTCGCGCTGCCTTCGCTCCATCGCCTCGCCGCGCAGGGCTTCGTGCCGCGCCAGCCGGCCTCATGCCGCATGCTGGTGCTCTCGCCGACGCGCGAGCTCGCCGCGCAGATCGCGCGCAACATCGACGGCTATGCCAAGCACCTCAAGCTGGAAACGCAGTGCGTGTTCGGCGGCGTGCCCGCGTCCAAGCATGCGCGCCGTCTGGTTCGCGGCACCGACATTCTCGTCGCGACGCCGGGCCGCCTGCTCGACCTCATCGACCAGCGCGCGCTGACGCTGCGCAACGTCGAGATCTTCGTGCTCGACGAGGCTGACCAGATGATGGATCTCGGCTTCATTCGCGACCTTAAGCGCATTGCAAAACTGTTGCCGCAGGAGCGCCAGTCGCTGTTCTTCTCGGCCACCATGCCGAAGGCGATTGCCGATCTCGGCAAGCAGTTCATCGACAATCCGGTGCGCGTCGAAGTGACGCCGCAGGCGACGACCGCCGAGCGGATCGAGCAATATGCGACCTTCATCAACCAGCGCGAGAAGCAGGCGCTGCTGACGCTGCGCCTCAAGGAATATCTGGGTGACGGCTCGCTCGATCGCGCGCTGATCTTCACCCGCACCAAGCACGGCGCCGATCGCGTCGTGCGCTTCCTGCTGGGCGCGGGCATCGATGCCGCCGCGATCCATGGCAACAAGAGCCAGGGGCAGCGCACCCATGCATTGAACCGCTTCCGTTCGGGCGAGACGCGCGTCCTCGTGGCGACCGATATCGCCGCGCGCGGCATTGACGTGCCGGGCGTGAGCCATGTCTTCAACTACGAGCTGCCCAACGTGGCGGAGCAATATGTGCACCGCATCGGGCGGACCGCGCGTGCGGGTGCCGAGGGTATCGCGATGAGCTTCGTCGCGCCCGACGAGAAGAATTACCTGCGCGCCATCGAGCGGCTGACCGGTACCAACGCGATGCCGCTGCCGCTGCCGGAGGGCTTCAACCAGCTGGCGGCGGAGCTGCCCAAGCCGGTGACGCAGGCCGAAGGCAAGCGTAACGGTCATGCTGCGCGCGGCGGTCGTGGTTCGGACTTCAGCCGCGACGATCATCGCGGCCCCCGCCAGGATCGCGGTCCGCGCCGCAAGAAGCCGGCGCACCGCATCAAGGGCACCGGTAAGCGCTATGAAAAGCGCGAAGAGGCCGCAGCTGACGCTGGCAATGAACAGCCGCGCCGTGCGCGTAGGCCTGGAGGCCCGCGTCCCCAGCGCCGTGACGACGAGCGCACCAACGCGAGTGCCGGCGAACAGCCGCGCCGCCAGTTCAAGAAGCAGGGCGGCAAGCCCGGTGGCCGTCCCGGCGACAAGCCGTTCGGCCGAAAGCCCTTCAAGGGCAAGGGCGGCGCCAAGAAGTTCGGCGGCAAGCCGGGCGGGCAGGGCAAGCCCGGCGGGCAGCGCGGCCAGGGTGGCGAGCGCGGTAACCGCGGTCCGAGCCGTGGTCCGCGCATGGAATCGCGCGGCTAA
- a CDS encoding DUF4403 family protein → MRTLAVLALTFLLAACADETAIEAPARVHDAPSLEGVSSRLTAPVAVPLAPLEAALEARVPRRLWGIDRAFDNCVPPQRVEALGVRVRLTPDIGCRVVGQVTRGKLTLRGQGDRLIVTMPVNAAVSANDIGGVLKGETADARADVRMEVQLSLGEDWRPDADVRIAYDWREEPGIDFLGQRIGFASRADKELAGVVRRVERELEAAIGQLDLRAQAEAVWAKGFTVQEVESDPPTYLRVTPRAVGLECIRASRREAVLDLSLEALSEIFVGEAPPAPEVTALPAPRAMGGDEGLAFAVPVLADYEELEPVILRELRELDEQGIEVPDVGEVRAAFLDVTVYAIEGGRVAVGIEAELKSEGSWWSRLFGTRKGRVWLTGRPVNAPGSTQITIEEFDLYGRSDSAVLNRIGALLLSPEVKAKIEGALQEDFSGEYDRIIGSVREALAELEQGDFRVSATIDSVSHGQVQATGAGLYLPVAARGTGTIRYLP, encoded by the coding sequence ATGCGCACGCTTGCTGTTCTAGCCCTCACCTTCCTCCTCGCCGCTTGCGCGGATGAGACGGCTATCGAGGCGCCTGCGCGGGTGCATGATGCACCTTCGCTCGAAGGGGTGTCTTCGCGGCTTACGGCGCCGGTCGCGGTGCCGCTCGCGCCGCTCGAAGCGGCGCTCGAGGCGCGGGTGCCGCGGCGGTTGTGGGGGATCGATCGGGCGTTCGACAATTGCGTGCCGCCGCAGCGGGTCGAGGCGCTGGGCGTGCGGGTGCGGCTGACCCCCGATATCGGCTGCCGCGTCGTCGGGCAGGTGACGCGCGGGAAGCTGACGCTGCGCGGGCAGGGCGACCGGCTGATCGTGACGATGCCGGTCAACGCGGCGGTCTCGGCCAACGATATTGGCGGGGTGCTCAAGGGCGAAACGGCGGATGCGCGCGCCGATGTGCGCATGGAGGTGCAGCTGAGCTTGGGGGAGGACTGGCGGCCCGATGCGGACGTGCGCATCGCCTATGACTGGCGCGAGGAGCCGGGGATCGATTTCCTCGGCCAGCGGATCGGTTTTGCCAGCCGCGCGGACAAGGAGCTTGCCGGCGTGGTGCGGCGGGTCGAGCGCGAGCTGGAAGCGGCGATCGGGCAGCTCGATTTGCGTGCCCAGGCCGAGGCTGTGTGGGCGAAGGGCTTTACCGTGCAGGAGGTCGAAAGCGATCCGCCGACCTATTTGCGGGTGACGCCGCGCGCGGTGGGGCTCGAATGCATCCGGGCGTCGCGGCGCGAGGCGGTGCTCGATTTGTCATTGGAGGCATTGTCCGAGATCTTCGTCGGCGAAGCACCGCCTGCGCCCGAAGTAACCGCGCTCCCCGCGCCGCGGGCGATGGGCGGGGACGAGGGGCTGGCCTTCGCGGTGCCGGTGCTGGCCGATTATGAAGAGCTCGAGCCGGTTATCTTGCGCGAACTGCGCGAGCTCGATGAGCAGGGCATTGAAGTGCCCGATGTGGGTGAAGTGCGCGCGGCGTTTCTCGATGTGACGGTGTACGCGATCGAGGGCGGACGCGTGGCGGTGGGGATCGAGGCCGAGCTCAAGAGCGAAGGCTCGTGGTGGTCGCGCCTGTTCGGCACGCGCAAGGGTAGGGTGTGGCTGACGGGGCGCCCGGTCAACGCGCCGGGCAGTACGCAGATCACGATCGAGGAATTCGATCTTTACGGGCGCAGCGACAGCGCGGTGCTAAACCGCATCGGCGCCTTGCTGCTCAGCCCCGAGGTCAAGGCGAAGATCGAGGGTGCGCTGCAGGAAGATTTCTCGGGCGAATATGACCGCATCATCGGATCGGTGCGCGAGGCACTCGCTGAGCTGGAGCAAGGCGACTTTCGCGTCTCGGCGACGATCGACAGCGTCAGCCACGGCCAGGTGCAGGCGACAGGCGCGGGGCTGTACCTGCCGGTCGCGGCGCGCGGCACGGGCACGATACGCTATCTGCCTTAG
- the lepA gene encoding translation elongation factor 4 → MTDLSKIRNFSIIAHIDHGKSTLADRLIQVTGGLTQREMREQVLDNMDIEKERGITIKSQTVRLNWQAADGETYELNLMDTPGHVDFAYEVSRSLAACEGALLVVDAAQGVEAQTLANVYQSIEHDHEIVPVINKIDLPAADPDRVKLEIEEVIGLPAEDAVEASAKTGIGIEAILQAIVDRIPPPQGDRDKPLKAMLVDSWYDPYLGVVILVRVQDGFIRKGQQVKFMQAGTQHLIDRVGCFTPKRTDLEELGPGEIGFITAQIKEVSQTAVGDTITTVKNPTEKPLPGFKEVQPVVFCGLFPVDAADFEKLRDSLYKLRLNDASFSFEMETSAALGFGFRCGFLGLLHLEIIQERLTREYDLDLITTAPSVVYKMDLAHTKTEEAMVLELHNPADMPDVNRINFIEEPWIKATIYTPDEYLGGILKLCQDRRGIQKELTYVGGRAQVIYELPLNEVVFDFYDRLKSISKGYASFDYEQIGYREGDLVKMSILVNEEPVDALSMIVHRGTAEERGRGMCERLKDLIPRHLFKIPIQAAIGGKIIARETISAMRKDVTAKCYGGDATRKRKLLEKQKKGKAKMREYGSVSIPQEAFIAALKMGDDN, encoded by the coding sequence ATGACTGACCTCTCCAAAATCCGCAATTTTTCCATCATCGCGCATATCGATCACGGCAAAAGCACGCTCGCCGATCGCCTTATCCAGGTGACGGGCGGGCTGACGCAGCGCGAGATGCGCGAGCAGGTGCTCGACAATATGGACATCGAGAAAGAGCGCGGGATCACGATCAAGAGCCAGACGGTGCGGCTCAACTGGCAGGCCGCCGACGGCGAGACGTACGAGCTCAACCTGATGGACACGCCGGGCCACGTCGACTTCGCCTACGAAGTCTCGCGCAGCCTTGCCGCGTGCGAAGGCGCGCTATTGGTGGTCGACGCGGCACAAGGCGTCGAGGCGCAGACGCTTGCCAATGTCTACCAGTCGATCGAGCATGACCACGAGATCGTGCCCGTCATCAACAAGATCGACCTGCCCGCCGCCGATCCCGATCGCGTCAAACTGGAGATCGAAGAAGTCATCGGCCTGCCCGCCGAAGACGCGGTCGAAGCCAGCGCCAAGACCGGCATCGGCATCGAAGCGATCCTGCAGGCGATCGTCGATCGCATCCCGCCCCCGCAAGGCGACCGCGACAAGCCGCTAAAAGCCATGTTGGTCGACAGCTGGTATGACCCTTATCTCGGCGTCGTCATCCTCGTGCGCGTGCAGGACGGCTTCATCAGGAAGGGTCAGCAGGTCAAGTTCATGCAGGCCGGCACCCAGCACCTGATCGACCGCGTCGGCTGCTTCACCCCCAAGCGCACCGATCTCGAAGAGCTCGGCCCGGGCGAAATCGGCTTCATCACCGCGCAGATCAAGGAAGTCAGCCAGACCGCGGTCGGCGACACCATCACCACGGTCAAGAACCCGACCGAAAAGCCGCTGCCGGGCTTCAAGGAAGTCCAGCCGGTCGTCTTCTGCGGGCTCTTCCCCGTCGACGCCGCCGATTTCGAGAAGCTGCGCGACAGCCTCTACAAGCTCAGGCTCAACGATGCCTCGTTCAGCTTCGAGATGGAAACCTCGGCGGCGCTGGGCTTCGGCTTTCGCTGCGGCTTCCTCGGCCTCCTCCACCTCGAGATCATCCAGGAGCGGCTGACCCGCGAATATGATCTCGACCTCATCACCACCGCGCCCAGCGTCGTCTACAAGATGGACCTCGCCCACACGAAGACCGAAGAAGCGATGGTGCTGGAGCTGCACAACCCCGCCGACATGCCCGATGTGAACCGCATCAACTTCATCGAGGAACCGTGGATCAAGGCGACGATTTACACCCCCGACGAATATCTCGGCGGCATCCTGAAGCTATGCCAGGACCGCCGCGGCATCCAGAAGGAACTGACCTATGTCGGCGGCCGCGCGCAGGTGATCTACGAGCTGCCGCTCAATGAAGTCGTGTTCGATTTCTACGACCGGCTGAAGTCGATCAGCAAAGGCTATGCGAGCTTTGATTACGAGCAGATCGGCTACCGCGAGGGCGACTTGGTGAAGATGAGCATCCTCGTCAACGAGGAGCCGGTCGACGCGCTGTCGATGATCGTCCACCGCGGCACCGCGGAAGAACGCGGCCGCGGCATGTGTGAGCGGCTGAAGGACCTCATCCCCCGCCACCTCTTCAAGATCCCCATCCAGGCCGCCATCGGCGGCAAGATCATCGCCCGCGAAACGATCAGCGCGATGCGCAAGGACGTGACGGCGAAGTGTTACGGCGGTGACGCGACCCGCAAGCGCAAGCTGCTGGAGAAGCAGAAGAAGGGTAAGGCGAAAATGCGGGAATATGGCAGTGTGAGCATCCCGCAGGAGGCGTTTATTGCGGCGCTTAAGATGGGGGATGACAATTAG
- a CDS encoding DUF1206 domain-containing protein has product MVSTSGLESTASNLETWTRIGFFARGLIYILLGYVALSAAAPDSTSDLFKSVEDLPAGMVMLGIIALGAIGYGIWKIMNAVQNYEGIDDDTKGKIKRFFYIVGGLGYFILAYLAAKTLLGSGGSGDGTEEAAQMAPAWLVLTVGAGILVAGAFQIKKGVTREFLEGLTGDTPPFVEWFGLAGHLARGVVFIVSGWFVVQAAGGDSDQARGLAGALSSLRDTGTLFTILCIGLILFGLFSLVEAKYRVIPNKDLRPHH; this is encoded by the coding sequence ATGGTCAGTACCTCCGGATTGGAATCCACCGCCTCGAACCTCGAGACCTGGACGCGCATCGGCTTTTTCGCGCGCGGTCTCATCTACATCCTGCTGGGCTATGTCGCGCTGAGCGCAGCGGCGCCCGATAGCACGTCCGATCTTTTCAAGAGCGTGGAAGACCTTCCCGCAGGTATGGTGATGCTTGGTATCATTGCCCTGGGTGCGATCGGCTATGGCATCTGGAAAATCATGAATGCCGTCCAGAACTACGAGGGCATCGACGACGACACCAAGGGCAAGATCAAGCGCTTCTTCTATATCGTCGGCGGGCTGGGCTATTTCATCCTCGCCTATCTTGCGGCCAAGACACTACTGGGATCGGGAGGGTCTGGCGACGGGACCGAAGAAGCCGCGCAGATGGCGCCGGCTTGGTTGGTCCTGACCGTTGGCGCAGGCATCCTCGTCGCCGGCGCTTTCCAGATCAAGAAGGGTGTCACGCGCGAATTCCTAGAGGGCCTGACGGGCGATACGCCGCCATTTGTTGAGTGGTTCGGGCTGGCCGGGCATCTCGCGCGCGGCGTCGTTTTCATCGTGTCAGGCTGGTTCGTGGTTCAGGCCGCGGGCGGCGACAGCGACCAGGCCAGAGGGCTGGCCGGAGCGCTGAGCAGTCTCAGGGATACCGGCACGCTGTTCACGATCTTGTGCATCGGGCTGATCCTTTTCGGCCTCTTCAGTCTTGTCGAAGCCAAGTATCGCGTCATCCCCAACAAGGATTTGCGTCCCCACCACTAG